AAGACGGCGTTGTAGATGAATGCAGCGGGGCGGCACTGCAGCAGTCAAAGTCGGCCGGCGGAGGAGTGCGCGAGGATGAGGGCCTCGAAGCTGGCCTCGAAGGTGGCAGAGGGGTAGGGGAGACCTGCGGCGCGGGCGTCGAACATTGTGACGGCGTCAGGGTCGGAGGCCAGGAGGACGGACCCAGCAGGAAGGCGTCGGGCGGGGCAGTAGGAGTAGGAAGGCCGGTAGGAGCGGCAGGTGGATGGGGGACGCTTCCAGAGCCTCGGGTGGCAGGAATCGGTGGCGGCAGGCATCAGTGGGCGCACGTGGGGAGATGCGCGGGggcgggcgtggcggcggccgatCCTCGCGTGGGGAAGAGACGGGAGGGGGCCGGAGGATTTGGACTGCGGGCTGGGTCTTGGAAAAATGAAGGGAGCGGAGGGGGCGTTGAGTtccggaggaggcggtggcgctggGGAGGACGTGGGAAGGTGGCAACGTGTGGAGCACAGCAGTCTGGACGTTTTTTCATAGTGCGTGTGGGCGGACGAAGGAACGACAAAGAGGAAAACACGTGCGGGCGGACGACGGACGAAACCCAACGACGGAAACACTActccttttattattaggtagAGATAGAGATTATTTTCCggtagaaaaacaaaataaagtgTTTTGTTTATAATTGCAGCCATGTAGAACTTTTAAGAGATAAGCTTATGCATTGTCTAAAAGAAGGGGAATGCCCCTTCTAGTGCTGTTGCTTATCATTTGTCTGCACTGGTCTAATTTATTAAGGAATATGGGCTGCCATCCTATGTTTAGATAATAGTAATTGCATATAAAACATAGTCCATTTAGTAACCAAGGTTAGCGGCactcttttccttctttaatGAACGGCAGAGCTCCTGCCatctttccctaaaaaaaagtccaTTTATTCATGACTTCTAGACTTTTTCCTGATTACTCAGGTTCATTTTAAGCTTGAcagtttttgcaaaaatttaCCAACATTTGCACTCTGGAAGGTGTCTTTTCTGGTAACTTATCCTTGGATATGTCTGAGGAATCACCATGGAGGATCAGGCGCAGTGGTTTCTGTGGAATGCGATCAAAGAAGGTACAGTAACCTGTCCCTGTACCGTTGATCTAGTTGGTGGAGAGTGTCTAGAGACTCAAGCCACCGCTGTAGTGAAATAGTGCTGTTACAGTTTAAAAGAAATTTCAGCtaacaaaaatagaaaaatacaagTGCCTTTAATTAGCCACCATAATGCTGAGCATACCGTCAGTTGTGTTCCTTTATCTCACCTGCGTTGTTCTTTCTAGGTCTGTTAATAAATATCTAATGGTTTAGGCTTTGGTCAATGCTTAGTTGATATTTCCTTAGGTCTGTTCTTAGTtgatactacctccgtcccaaaGTAAGTGTtgcaatattttttaaatGAGCGAATCTACAAAATGAAacttgtctagatacatatgtATCTAGAATTctagacacttattttgggacgaagGAAGTATTTCCTTAggtctattaatatatattcaGCGGTTTAGGCTTTGGTCAAGGCTTAGTTGAGATTTCCTTTGACGTCTAGGAATTACtcgtatttatttatttcttcgTATTATCTGTTTCTGTGATTTTCGTTGTGTAGATAATATTCTGCAGCTTCTGCTGATTTCATGTGATTCCTTGTTTCAGTTTGATGGTTTCATTGACCTTGATTCATATGATACGATTGCAATGAAGCTCAGAGGGGATGGAAGATGCTACATATCTACTGTATGTATCTGACTACAACAATTAAATATTTGATGTCAGCCGATATCGTGTTCCATAATCTGAATTTTGTATATAGATATACACTGAGAACTGGGTAAATTCCCCTGGACAAGAGGAAGATAACTCATGGCAGGCTTTTGTGTATCTACCCCAGGACAGTTGGCAAATTTTGAAGGTAATTTCTCCATTCGTAAAGTGGAAATATGTGCTTGTTTATAATAAAAACACCATGTTTCCTTTCGTTCAGATCCCTCTTGAGAGTTATTTACCTACATGGAAAGGAAATGTAATCGAAGCAAAGTTGGAAATGAATCCTGCTCGCGTCGTGGGAATGTCTCTCTCTTTGAATGCAGAAGGTGGTGTTCCTGGTGCTAGGACTGGGCCAGGAGATTTTAGATTAGAGGTTGATTGGATCAAAGCAATGAGAACACTGTGATTTCAACAGTTTGATCTTTCGGCTTCCACAGGATTCTGTGGGCTCAGAATTCCACATGTGCGTTCTGTTCTAGTTTTTTCCCCAGCTTCTTCACAAAAGAGAATCTCAATACTGGATGCAGATACTTTGTTAACTCCCGCATCCATTGTAGATTTGTAGATGCATGAAATGTTTCAGTTTGTATCAGTGCAGTAACCATGGAAGTTGAAAGTAGGCAGCGGTTCAGCGCCACTGAATAAAGATTTTTCTTCACTTTTGAAGGCCACGAATAACAACTTTTACATCTCATTTAGACGAGCTTgagcatttatttttttgtgctAGCGTGTCGTCCATGGTTGGCTGATCTTGCGACAGTTCCCGTGAATTCTTTTTGATACTTTTAGTCGACGTGGGCTTGCCCAGGAGCCGAGATTTACAGCGTTTTGAACTGTCGCCGGCTAAATTGCACGTTTTGCTCGGTGGTTCAAACTATCTGGTCAAATAGCTCATCTTTGCCACCAGAATGGTCAAAAACCCGTGCCGACAGCCGGCAGCTACAGAAACTTGGCAACGCAGGATGGAAATAACGGATTCTGTTTAATTTCAAGAAGCACGAACAAACGCGGCTTCATCCATTCTGAGAATGCTAACTCGGTGGCCGATCTCAAGAGGCACACTCGAAGAAGCTCCCttgaacaaaaaaagaagataaaaaatTGATTGGGAACTACAGGGAAGGCGAAAACGAACAAAATTGACGGACCAAAGCCGCCGAGAAAACGAGTGGTGACACCAGTCTATGAACAAACGACGGGTGAGGTACCCAGGTCAGCCTTGTCATCCTTCGATGAAGCCGGTCATCCGCAGCACGGAGTTACGGAGCTGGTTCAGGTCGCGGCGCGCCGTGCCGGGCCCCGACCGCAGCGAGAACGCCACCGCAGCCTCCGACCGCCTCCTCGACACCATCACGTGCGGCGGCACCATGGCGCCGCAGCCaccggcggcctcctcctcctcgtcttcgtcgtcgttcCACCAGCTATCATCTCGCCCGCGGGGAAGGCGCGCGGAGGCCATCGGGATGTCCACCGGAAGGGAGCCCGTGGAACAAGGCCGCTGGTTCCTGGAGAAAAACCTGGGCGAGGACGACCCGACCAACAAAGCGCTGGCcggcgcgccgtcgccgcagccgcagccgcgcGCCTCCGGCCACAGCACCTCGCACTCGgacagctcctcctcccccacatGTGCCATTTTCGCGGTTTTGTATATACCTCCCCTGGAacttgagagttgagagcTCGCTGATCTTTTTGATTTACCGTGCTGTCTTGGCGATGGGGCAGCGGATATATATGGGCGTACGCGTAGCTTCCCACGTAAGGCGGGCAACCGCGTGACGGCCTGAATAAGGGAGCGGAACTTCCtcggggaaaaaaaaggaagcggAATGGATAGTGATCCTGTATCGATCGGGCCAAAAATGGGATGACGGGCTTGCGGGGTCAGGTCAACAAAGGCCGATCCATCGGGCACACATAGAAATAACGTGATCGTTTCTCTAAAGAAGAAATAACCTGACTAGTGACTAGTCAAGTTTATCTGTCCGGCTAAGCCTGTTGTACCCTGCCTGTATCCATGTTCGAACTCTGTCATCAGGGCATCACAAACGTAGCGTCTTTCTCACTTTGAGATAGGCTGCAATTTTGTTCGTACAAGCGGGGGATTAATTTGACCAGTTCCCGCTGTACGTAGTCTCTTTCTTCCATCTGATAAACTATCCTGTGAATCTTATCACTGGTGGAAGAGGTGACCGGAGATGACACGTACACACCTGCGGTAGAGAAACGTATAGGTAAAAATGTTGGAATtctttcgtaaaaaaaaaagagcactCAAGCGCTCGGCAGTTCTGACGAGACCCTACATATGACAGTGAGAGCCCATTTTAAAAGTGCGGCAAGATTATGCCAGCCTTGATCCAGATTAATTAAGCTCAGCTTAATCCAGCAAGTTTGATCGGATTCCGTTCGCTGCGGCCACGCGTCCCCTGCTCCCCTGCCGACCTGTCGTGCATGTAATCCTGTAATCTAATTCGGTCCTCAGCTATAGGAAGCACACGGAATCTTGAGCGCTATCAGCTTTAATTGTACGTTGTTAATCATTTCGTTGCCAATAGCAACGCCTTTGTCTTGTGATGACGTGTGTGCACTGCATGTCTGCACCATCGATCGAACCAATCGCAATCGTACAATCCCAGCGCGACCTGATAATTTGGTTTTCGTCATTGCCGTGCAGGTGCAGCCTCAGCCCGGATAATATATTGCAGTACAATATTAGATGCGGCGCCCAGCCCCCAAGCTAAGCTAGAGACTGAGAAGCATCCACGTAAGTAGCACCGGACGCGTTTTTGGTTCAGGGGAAGAAACCCAGAAACTGAAAAACTGAAAATGTAGCAACGGATGTGTA
The Brachypodium distachyon strain Bd21 chromosome 2, Brachypodium_distachyon_v3.0, whole genome shotgun sequence genome window above contains:
- the LOC100833886 gene encoding probable complex I intermediate-associated protein 30 isoform X2; translation: MSRLRALWQASVNATKRAVVWNSEDLFPPSERYIFKFNSKDEVKKWHLYSDSEYGGVFSGNLSLDMSEESPWRIRRSGFCGMRSKKFDGFIDLDSYDTIAMKLRGDGRCYISTIYTENWVNSPGQEEDNSWQAFVYLPQDSWQILKIPLESYLPTWKGNVIEAKLEMNPARVVGMSLSLNAEGGVPGARTGPGDFRLEVDWIKAMRTL
- the LOC100833886 gene encoding probable complex I intermediate-associated protein 30 isoform X1 — protein: MSRLRALWQASVNATKRAVVWNSEDLFPPSERYIFKFNSKDEVKKWHLYSDSEYGGLSSASLEITDSVSGGDTSSTGVFSGNLSLDMSEESPWRIRRSGFCGMRSKKFDGFIDLDSYDTIAMKLRGDGRCYISTIYTENWVNSPGQEEDNSWQAFVYLPQDSWQILKIPLESYLPTWKGNVIEAKLEMNPARVVGMSLSLNAEGGVPGARTGPGDFRLEVDWIKAMRTL
- the LOC100834198 gene encoding uncharacterized protein LOC100834198, which codes for MAHVGEEELSECEVLWPEARGCGCGDGAPASALLVGSSSPRFFSRNQRPCSTGSLPVDIPMASARLPRGRDDSWWNDDEDEEEEAAGGCGAMVPPHVMVSRRRSEAAVAFSLRSGPGTARRDLNQLRNSVLRMTGFIEG